The Temnothorax longispinosus isolate EJ_2023e unplaced genomic scaffold, Tlon_JGU_v1 HiC_scaffold_26, whole genome shotgun sequence genome contains a region encoding:
- the LOC139824089 gene encoding craniofacial development protein 2-like: MGTWNVRTLYETAAAKSLVEEITKCGIQILAIQETRWKGNSTMRIRDYDFVHSGDQKHFLGVGFVVHKDLRDNIMEFRPISDRVCTIRIKTKFFNLSLINVHAETEEKRDSTKDSFYSILERVYDTTPSNDIKMMLGDLNAKIGRETIYRPIIGKESLHAGSNNNGLRVIDFATSRNMVVSSTYFPRKNIHKGTWNSPDGSTCNQIDHVLIEKRGASSVLQVRTHRKANVESDHFLVGVKFRCRMSSRQTKAHTRCQKFNVDRLKEEGTNGIYQSKLEERLGERLTGAMQD; encoded by the coding sequence ATGGGAACGTGGAATGTAAGGACCTTGTATGAGACAGCAGCGGCTAAAAGCCTGGTAGAGGAGATCACAAAATGTGGAATCCAGATCCTAGCAATCCAAGAAACAAGATGGAAAGGAAACAGCACTATGAGAATAAGAGATTATGATTTTGTCCACAGTGGAGACCAAAAACACTTCCTCGGAGTGGGTTTTGTGGTACACAAGGACCTGCGAGACAATATAATGGAGTTTCGACCGATCAGTGACAGAGTATGTACTATCAGAATAAAAACCAAATTCTTTAATCTTAGTCTGATCAATGTGCACGCGGAAactgaggaaaaaagagacTCCACCAAAGACTCATTCTATAGTATACTGGAACGAGTATATGATACAACACCAtctaatgatattaaaatgatgCTGGGAGACTTGAATGCTAAAATCGGAAGAGAAACAATATACCGCCCGATCATAGGGAAGGAGAGCCTACACGCAGGGTCAAATAATAACGGCCTCCGGGTGATAGATTTTGCGACTAGCAGGAATATGGTAGTCAGCTCAACATACTTTCCTAGGAAAAACATACATAAGGGAACATGGAACTCGCCGGACGGCTCAACGTGCAACCAGATTGACCACGTACTAATAGAGAAAAGAGGAGCATCCAGCGTACTCCAAGTAAGAACGCACAGGAAGGCAAATGTGGAGTCGGACCATTTCCTGGTAGGAGTTAAGTTCCGGTGTCGTATGTCGAGTAGGCAAACAAAAGCACACACTAGATGCCAAAAGTTCAATGTGGATAGATTGAAGGAGGAAGGAACAAATGGAATCTACCAGTCAAAACTGGAGGAAAGACTGGGGGAAAGGCTAACAGGAGCTATGCAGGACTAA
- the LOC139824067 gene encoding fatty acid synthase-like: MTKKMDELSRKICLQLRHFVVFSSVSCGRGNAGQTNYGMANSVMERICEKRMKEGLHGLAIQWGAVGDVGLVADMQEENKELVIGGTLQQRISSCLDTLEVFLLQDRPVVSSMVVAEKAKIGGSMNIYETVAHMMGLKNINAIPSNMPLAEMGMDSMMAVEIKQMLEREFDISLTAQDIRTLNFVKLRQMTITADQGKIQDTNEINPSNLGGFDMLIRKVKNSDFVPDILVELVTKEVNRGNIFLLPGIEGCLRVYKSIASGIKSSATCVQHGVLNIPDDNHSVMKSAAYLLPHILKKMKDQREFLIVGYSFGSLIAIELARLLEANNFSGRLILIDGAPDQLKLWTNQYLDCTSPEELQNTILLGLLEMYTTINKKTLALELNKCNTWDEKLKVFYAYFPKDLNVLTIENQKFIYFTVYNHIVAVQDYDISSLPRLKSPITLLKPTFPIVSFTEEDYGLHKVTEGKVQIHYVEGNHITMMDNDKIISVINEEWIEDNITQ, encoded by the exons ATGACGAAAAAAATGGACGAATTGTCGAGAAAGATCTGTCTACAACTTCGACATTTTGTCGTTTTTTCGTCCGTGTCGTGTGGAAGAGGAAACGCAGGCCAGACAAATTATGGGATGGCTAATTCCGTAATGGAGAGAATTTGTGAGAAGAGGATGAAAGAAGGATTACATGGTTTAGCGATACAATGGGGTGCTGTTGGTGATGTCGGACTCGTGGCAGATatgcaagaagaaaataaggaaTTGGTTATTGGAGGTACATTGCAACAACGAATATCTTCCTGTTTAGATACATTAGAAGTATTTCTGTTACAAGATCGACCTGTTGTAAGCAGTATGGTTGTTGctgaaaaagcaaaaattggCGGAtcaatgaatatttatgaaacagTTGCTCATATGATGG GATTGAAGAACATAAACGCAATACCATCAAATATGCCATTGGCCGAAATGGGTATGGATTCGATGATGGCAGTAGAAATTAAGCAAATGTTGGAAAGAGAGTTCGATATTTCCCTGACAGCGCAAGACATTAGGactctaaattttgttaaacttAGACAAATGACAATTACAGCCGACCAAGGAAAGATACAAGATACAAATGAAATTAATCCAAGTAATTTGGGAGGCTTCGACATGCTGATTCGAAAAGTGAAGAATTCAGACTTTGTTCCAGATATTCTTGTAGAACTTGTTACGAAGGAGGTTAATCGAggcaatatatttctcttaccGGGAATCGAAGGATGTTTAAGAGTATATAAATCTATAGCATCAGGAATTAAATCTTCGGCAACGTGTGTGCAACATGGTGTACTTAATATTCCTGACGACAATCATTCAGTGATGAAGTCAGCCGCTTATTTGCTGCCA cacatattaaaaaaaatgaaagatcaAAGGGAATTTCTAATAGTGGGTTATTCATTTGGATCCTTAATTGCCATCGAATTAGCAAGATTATTAGAAGCTAATAATTTCTCAGGACGGTTAATACTAATAGATGGAGCTCCTGATCAATTGAAACTTTGGACTAATCAATATTTGGACTGTACTTCGCCAGAAGAGTTACAAAACACGATATTACTTGGTTTATTGGAAATGTACACTACAATTAACAAGAAAACA CTTGCGTTAGAGCTGAATAAATGTAACACATGGGACGAAAAACTGAAAGTATTTTATGCTTACTTTCCGAAggatttaaatgtattaaccATCGAAaatcaaaagtttatatatttcacagtTTACAATCATATTGTCGCTGTACAGGATTACGATATTTCATCATTACCTCGCCTTAAATCACCTATAACATTGCTAAAACCCACATTTCCGATTGTCTCTTTTACTGAAGAGGATTATGGTTTACATAAg GTTACCGAAGGTAAAGTGCAAATTCATTATGTGGAAGGTAATCATATCACAATGATGGACAACGACAAAATCATATCAGTTATTAACGAAGAATGGATAGAAGATAATATaacacaataa